A DNA window from Micromonospora sp. NBC_01739 contains the following coding sequences:
- a CDS encoding DUF4129 domain-containing protein — MSFSRWWTETTAALGDHIPLPLVALLLVLVTALICVGWYTYPAWVPRRLPRPRWRLPRLRRRLRRRPRRPAPVDTDDALDLPLPQPTGTPGQHLTLADRLAAEGRYDEAIRERLRGMVRALSDREVVRVRPGMTVTEIVAAATARRPSLDPPLSAAATIFTRVWYAQRPATAEQDHRLREHAVTLRRLLTDPSADRPAAASATAGGGPVEGQGESAR, encoded by the coding sequence ATGAGCTTCTCTCGCTGGTGGACCGAGACCACCGCCGCCCTCGGTGATCACATTCCGCTCCCGCTGGTCGCGTTGCTGCTGGTGCTGGTGACGGCGCTGATCTGCGTCGGCTGGTACACCTACCCCGCCTGGGTGCCCCGCCGACTCCCCCGACCACGCTGGCGGCTCCCCCGCCTCCGTCGGCGACTCAGGCGACGGCCGCGGCGCCCGGCCCCGGTCGACACGGACGACGCCCTCGACCTGCCGTTGCCGCAGCCCACCGGAACACCGGGGCAGCATCTGACCCTGGCCGACCGGTTGGCCGCGGAGGGACGCTACGACGAGGCCATCCGGGAACGGCTGCGCGGCATGGTCCGCGCCCTGTCCGACCGCGAGGTGGTGCGGGTTCGCCCCGGCATGACGGTCACCGAGATCGTCGCGGCGGCCACCGCCCGCCGGCCATCGCTGGACCCGCCGCTGAGCGCCGCCGCCACCATCTTCACCAGAGTCTGGTACGCCCAACGCCCCGCCACGGCCGAGCAGGACCACCGGTTGCGGGAGCACGCCGTGACCCTGCGCCGCCTGCTGACCGATCCATCGGCCGACCGCCCTGCGGCGGCATCGGCCACGGCCGGCGGCGGCCCGGTCGAGGGCCAGGGAGAGTCCGCCCGATGA
- a CDS encoding DUF4350 domain-containing protein, whose product MNTPKVRWRRHRILIPVLLSTLIITITLVTRAVDQPDPDEAGFLSPLATGEDGGSRLAASLAGRGVEVRRETDTLTALRATRSGPATLFIPAPQLLHPQTLDYLNLLPERTRLVLVDPPRRVLDAAGMPLRPAGRRWAARAVDPHLPDPCALPEVTGATAAVARQRYAPTGAPGSVDLCYSAGLARLPGSAESVVVGASDPFRNSRIDEWDNELFATALLATTGRVVWLDLDGPAPAPPTPSTVQASPPPEPEESLYGEPDDDQEDLGAGGSTQSPAGEASPGNASGSGGPGREQSPNPLWSAFPPWFWALLAQLVLAALLVAAARARRFGPPTPEPLPVAVTGAETVYGRGRLYQRAKAQQSSAEVLRAAAKARLGRRLHLPADSPEAAAVVAAETGQSPDTVRELLDGDTPETDRELLTLADELDRVARGPHPPTVRPPLPRSSEGDPR is encoded by the coding sequence ATGAACACCCCGAAGGTCCGGTGGCGGCGTCACCGCATCCTGATCCCGGTGCTGCTGAGCACGCTGATCATCACCATCACCCTGGTCACCCGCGCGGTCGACCAGCCGGACCCGGACGAGGCGGGCTTCCTGTCCCCCCTGGCGACCGGGGAGGACGGGGGCAGCCGGTTGGCCGCCAGCCTGGCCGGGCGGGGCGTGGAGGTGCGGCGGGAGACCGACACCCTGACGGCGTTGCGGGCCACCCGATCCGGTCCGGCCACCCTGTTCATCCCGGCCCCGCAACTGCTGCACCCACAGACCCTCGACTATCTGAACCTGCTGCCGGAACGCACCCGGCTGGTGCTGGTCGACCCACCCCGGCGGGTGCTGGACGCCGCCGGGATGCCGCTGCGCCCGGCGGGCCGGCGGTGGGCGGCACGGGCCGTCGACCCCCACCTCCCCGACCCCTGCGCGCTGCCCGAGGTCACCGGCGCTACGGCCGCGGTGGCCCGGCAGCGGTACGCCCCCACCGGGGCACCCGGCTCAGTGGACCTCTGCTACTCGGCCGGGCTGGCTCGGCTGCCCGGCTCCGCCGAGAGCGTCGTGGTGGGGGCCAGCGACCCCTTCCGCAACAGCCGCATCGACGAGTGGGACAACGAACTCTTCGCCACCGCTCTGCTGGCCACCACCGGGCGGGTGGTCTGGCTGGACCTGGACGGGCCGGCCCCCGCACCCCCCACCCCCAGTACCGTGCAGGCCTCACCACCGCCGGAACCGGAGGAGAGCCTCTACGGCGAACCCGATGACGATCAGGAGGACCTGGGTGCCGGAGGCAGCACCCAGAGCCCCGCCGGTGAGGCGTCCCCGGGCAACGCCTCCGGCTCGGGGGGACCGGGCCGGGAACAATCCCCCAACCCCCTCTGGTCCGCCTTCCCACCCTGGTTCTGGGCCCTGCTGGCACAGCTGGTGCTGGCCGCCCTGCTGGTCGCCGCGGCCCGGGCCCGCCGCTTCGGTCCGCCCACCCCGGAACCCCTGCCGGTGGCCGTCACGGGGGCGGAGACGGTGTACGGGCGGGGCCGGCTCTATCAACGGGCCAAGGCCCAGCAGAGCAGCGCCGAGGTGCTCCGGGCCGCCGCCAAGGCCCGGCTGGGACGCCGACTGCACCTGCCGGCCGACTCCCCCGAGGCCGCCGCCGTGGTGGCGGCCGAGACCGGGCAGTCCCCGGACACCGTTCGTGAGCTGCTGGATGGCGACACCCCGGAGACCGACCGCGAACTGCTGACCCTGGCCGACGAACTGGACCGGGTGGCCCGCGGCCCACACCCGCCCACCGTTCGGCCCCCGCTGCCCCGATCCTCCGAAGGAGACCCCCGGTGA
- a CDS encoding AAA family ATPase has protein sequence MTRPATLSDPLAADPSRAALHRLRTEVAKAVVGQEAVVTGLIVALLCRGHVLLEGVPGVAKTLLVRTLGAALDLSTRRVQFTPDLMPGDVTGSTIFDARTAAFTFRQGPVFTNLLLADEINRTPPKTQSALLEVMEERQVTIEGEQHALPDPFIVAATQNPVEYEGTYPLPEAQLDRFLLKLTVPLPAREEEMGVLRAHHAGFDPRDLAAAGVRPVADATDLAVARAAVGRVHVAEPLFGYIVDVCRATRTTPALELGASPRGATALLGTAKAWAWLAGRDHVVPDDVKVMARPTLRHRLRLRPEAELEGVGVDAVLDTVLATVPTPR, from the coding sequence GTGACCCGACCCGCCACCCTCAGCGACCCCCTGGCCGCCGACCCCAGCCGGGCCGCCCTGCACCGACTGCGTACCGAGGTGGCCAAGGCGGTCGTCGGGCAGGAGGCCGTGGTCACCGGGCTGATCGTCGCCCTGCTCTGCCGCGGCCACGTACTGCTGGAAGGGGTGCCGGGGGTGGCCAAGACCCTCCTGGTCCGGACCCTCGGCGCGGCGCTGGATCTGTCTACCCGCCGGGTCCAGTTCACCCCCGACCTGATGCCGGGCGACGTCACCGGCTCCACCATCTTCGACGCGCGTACCGCGGCCTTCACCTTCCGGCAAGGGCCGGTCTTCACCAACCTGCTGCTGGCCGACGAGATCAACCGGACTCCCCCGAAGACCCAGTCGGCCCTGCTGGAGGTGATGGAGGAACGGCAGGTCACCATCGAGGGGGAGCAGCATGCGCTGCCCGACCCCTTCATCGTCGCGGCCACCCAGAACCCGGTGGAGTACGAGGGCACCTACCCGCTGCCCGAGGCCCAGCTGGACCGGTTCCTGCTGAAGCTCACCGTGCCGCTGCCCGCCCGGGAGGAGGAGATGGGGGTGCTGCGCGCCCACCACGCCGGCTTCGACCCCCGGGACCTGGCCGCCGCCGGGGTACGCCCGGTGGCCGACGCCACCGACCTGGCGGTGGCCCGGGCGGCGGTCGGCCGGGTCCATGTGGCCGAGCCGCTGTTCGGTTACATCGTCGATGTGTGTCGGGCCACCCGCACCACCCCCGCCCTGGAACTGGGGGCCTCCCCACGCGGCGCGACAGCCCTGCTCGGCACCGCCAAGGCGTGGGCCTGGCTGGCCGGGCGCGACCATGTGGTGCCCGACGACGTGAAGGTGATGGCCCGACCCACCCTGCGACACCGCCTGCGGCTACGCCCGGAGGCGGAACTGGAGGGTGTCGGGGTGGACGCCGTACTGGACACGGTGCTGGCCACCGTGCCGACACCACGATGA
- a CDS encoding DUF58 domain-containing protein, whose product MTWRAAALLAAGALTLPAWPAPFIGVAVMTGLVLLLCALDLRLAAPLKGLTVERDGDRSVRLGETATVTLHLHNRSGRTLHAQVRDAWVPSAGALPEVPPEQMVQVPPGDTAALPSRLTPTRRGDRAAVALTVRSLGPLGLAFRQRTGLPPTPPWTLRVLPRFESRRHLPEKLSRLRVLDGTQVGQGRGAGTEFDTLHEYVPGDDVRSIDWRASARRAEVLVRTWRPERDRRLVCVLDTGRTAAVRLGDEPRLDTSIDAALLLTALAARAGDRVDVLAADAVLRASVVGAERPAQWPRLAHALAPLQPALVETDFQLIAGELLRRHRPRSLVVLLTALEPGALGAGLLPVLPRLAARHRVLVATSQDPVLAQLTETPPRHPRDAYAAAAAWRTLAERDRLTAALARYGVTVVDVAAPRLAPALADAYLTLKATGRL is encoded by the coding sequence ATGACCTGGCGGGCGGCGGCGCTGCTCGCGGCCGGTGCGCTCACCCTGCCCGCCTGGCCCGCGCCCTTCATCGGGGTGGCGGTGATGACCGGTCTGGTCCTGCTGCTGTGCGCCCTGGACCTCAGGCTGGCCGCACCCCTGAAGGGGCTCACGGTAGAACGGGACGGCGACCGGAGTGTCCGGCTCGGTGAGACCGCCACGGTCACCCTGCACCTGCACAACCGCTCCGGCCGGACCCTGCACGCCCAGGTCCGCGATGCCTGGGTGCCCTCGGCCGGAGCCCTACCGGAGGTGCCCCCGGAGCAGATGGTGCAGGTGCCCCCGGGGGACACTGCGGCCCTGCCCAGCCGGCTGACCCCTACCCGTCGCGGGGACCGGGCGGCGGTGGCCCTGACGGTCCGGTCCCTGGGACCCCTGGGACTGGCCTTCCGGCAGCGCACCGGCCTACCCCCGACGCCACCCTGGACTCTGCGGGTACTGCCCCGCTTCGAGTCCCGCCGACACCTGCCCGAGAAGCTGTCCCGGCTGCGGGTGCTCGACGGGACCCAGGTCGGCCAGGGCCGTGGGGCGGGCACCGAGTTCGACACCCTGCACGAGTACGTGCCCGGTGACGATGTGCGGTCCATCGACTGGCGGGCCAGCGCCCGACGAGCCGAGGTGTTGGTGCGCACCTGGCGGCCGGAACGGGACCGGCGACTGGTGTGCGTGCTGGACACCGGCCGTACCGCCGCCGTACGCCTGGGGGACGAACCCCGCCTGGACACCTCGATCGACGCCGCCCTGCTGCTGACGGCCCTGGCGGCGCGGGCCGGGGACCGGGTGGACGTGCTGGCCGCCGATGCCGTGCTGCGGGCCTCGGTCGTCGGGGCCGAGCGGCCGGCCCAGTGGCCCCGGCTGGCCCATGCCCTGGCCCCCTTGCAACCGGCCCTGGTGGAGACCGACTTCCAGCTGATCGCCGGGGAACTGCTGCGCCGCCACCGGCCGCGCAGCCTGGTGGTGTTGCTGACCGCCCTGGAGCCCGGTGCCCTCGGCGCGGGGCTGCTGCCGGTGCTGCCCCGGCTGGCCGCCCGGCACCGGGTGCTGGTGGCGACCTCCCAGGACCCGGTGCTGGCCCAGCTCACCGAGACCCCGCCCCGCCACCCCCGCGACGCCTACGCCGCCGCAGCGGCCTGGCGTACCCTCGCCGAACGTGACCGCCTGACGGCTGCGCTGGCCCGCTACGGGGTGACTGTCGTCGATGTCGCCGCCCCCAGGCTGGCTCCCGCCCTGGCCGACGCCTACCTGACCCTCAAGGCCACCGGCCGACTCTGA
- a CDS encoding stage II sporulation protein M has protein sequence MDLDAYVAEHGGEWRRLSQLCGRRRLDPTEVDELVALYQRASTHLSVLRSRSPDPALLGELSQVVLRARARLTGRPRPSWTAVGEFLLAGFPGAVWRAAPWWCAVATVFTLLTFTLIGFVADNPETAAAFIGEEEAAHLVESGFAGYYTEFSAPTFAFHLWTHNAWLAAQCLAAGVLIVPVAYLLWQNVVNIGVVGGVMVSYDRADVFFGLITPHGLLELTGVFVAAGVGLRVGWAWIAPPEQLTRGQAVARAGRDAILVALGLVGLFAVSAVIEAFLTPAALPVAVRVGLGAAVWLAFLAYVVLLGSRARAEPDT, from the coding sequence GTGGATCTCGACGCGTACGTCGCGGAGCATGGCGGAGAGTGGCGCCGACTGAGCCAGCTCTGCGGCCGGCGGCGGCTGGACCCCACCGAGGTCGACGAGTTGGTGGCGCTCTACCAGCGGGCCAGTACCCACCTGTCGGTGCTGCGCAGCCGCTCTCCCGACCCGGCCCTGCTGGGCGAGCTCTCCCAGGTGGTGCTCCGGGCCCGCGCCCGGCTGACCGGTCGACCCCGGCCCTCCTGGACGGCGGTGGGGGAGTTCCTGCTGGCAGGCTTCCCCGGGGCGGTGTGGCGGGCGGCCCCCTGGTGGTGCGCGGTGGCCACGGTCTTCACCCTGCTCACCTTCACCCTCATCGGTTTCGTCGCGGACAACCCGGAGACGGCGGCGGCCTTCATCGGTGAGGAGGAGGCCGCTCATCTCGTGGAGTCCGGGTTCGCCGGCTACTACACGGAGTTCTCCGCCCCGACCTTCGCCTTCCACCTCTGGACCCACAACGCCTGGCTGGCGGCGCAGTGCCTGGCCGCCGGGGTGCTCATCGTGCCGGTGGCCTACCTGTTGTGGCAGAACGTGGTGAACATCGGGGTGGTCGGTGGGGTGATGGTCTCCTACGATCGGGCGGACGTCTTCTTCGGCCTGATCACCCCGCACGGCCTGCTTGAGCTGACCGGCGTGTTCGTGGCCGCCGGGGTGGGGCTGCGGGTCGGCTGGGCCTGGATCGCCCCGCCGGAGCAGTTGACCCGGGGGCAGGCGGTGGCCCGAGCCGGACGTGACGCCATCCTGGTGGCCCTGGGTCTGGTCGGGTTGTTCGCGGTCTCCGCGGTGATCGAGGCCTTCCTCACCCCCGCGGCCCTGCCGGTGGCCGTACGAGTCGGTCTCGGCGCCGCCGTGTGGCTGGCCTTCCTGGCCTATGTGGTCCTGCTGGGCTCCCGGGCCAGAGCCGAGCCCGACACCTGA
- a CDS encoding RDD family protein, with the protein MSAAAGGTASAWGDAGLVSGEAVGLDVRAARIGSRVLALLIDVLLQLVFALVLAVIAVFTLPYGMVDTALERALFTLGVVLLLVGYPVGFERLNDGRTPGKAAVGLRVVSLDGAPVGLRQSLTRALVGVAVEWPGLVLPLLSWVAGTTVMLTDPRGRRLGDLVAGTLVVHTRTAARWRPVPSPVPVLVGWASTLDLSRLEPDLALAVRQYLTRGHQFAEPARSDLARQLWREVSARITPAPPPGLPEPVYLAAVLYERHRRARHRLAAERGLTAALWPQLGSPTADPLPVPIPPATRAPTPVESAPGMSPPPVGVRPAAPGRQVGADRDAGH; encoded by the coding sequence GTGAGCGCAGCAGCAGGGGGCACCGCCTCGGCCTGGGGTGACGCCGGTCTGGTCAGCGGTGAGGCAGTCGGGTTGGACGTACGGGCCGCCCGGATCGGCTCCCGGGTGCTCGCGCTGCTGATCGACGTACTGCTCCAGTTGGTGTTCGCCCTGGTGCTCGCCGTGATCGCCGTGTTCACCCTGCCGTACGGCATGGTGGACACGGCCCTGGAACGGGCCCTGTTCACCCTCGGGGTCGTGCTGCTGCTGGTCGGCTACCCGGTGGGCTTCGAACGGCTCAACGACGGGCGCACCCCGGGCAAGGCGGCGGTCGGGCTGCGGGTGGTGAGCCTGGACGGCGCCCCGGTGGGGCTACGGCAGTCGCTGACCCGGGCCCTGGTCGGGGTGGCCGTCGAGTGGCCGGGCCTGGTGCTGCCGCTGCTGTCCTGGGTGGCCGGTACCACGGTGATGCTCACCGACCCCCGGGGGCGGCGGCTGGGTGACCTGGTGGCCGGCACCCTGGTCGTGCACACCCGGACCGCGGCCAGGTGGCGCCCGGTGCCGTCACCCGTGCCGGTGCTGGTCGGCTGGGCGAGCACCCTGGATCTGAGCCGGCTGGAGCCGGATCTGGCCCTGGCCGTCCGGCAGTATCTGACCCGAGGTCACCAGTTCGCCGAGCCGGCCCGCAGCGACCTGGCCCGGCAGTTGTGGCGGGAGGTCTCCGCGCGGATCACCCCGGCACCACCACCGGGGCTGCCGGAGCCGGTCTATCTGGCCGCCGTCCTGTACGAGCGGCACCGGCGGGCCCGCCACCGGCTGGCCGCTGAACGGGGCCTGACCGCCGCGCTGTGGCCGCAGCTCGGCTCGCCGACGGCCGACCCGCTCCCCGTGCCGATCCCTCCGGCCACTCGGGCCCCGACGCCGGTCGAGTCCGCCCCGGGCATGTCACCCCCACCGGTCGGGGTACGCCCCGCAGCACCGGGCCGCCAGGTTGGGGCCGACCGCGATGCCGGACACTGA